A segment of the Bactrocera neohumeralis isolate Rockhampton chromosome 3, APGP_CSIRO_Bneo_wtdbg2-racon-allhic-juicebox.fasta_v2, whole genome shotgun sequence genome:
CAAAAGTTGGAATTCCTCAGCAATTTCTATGTATACGAGAGCAATGCTGCACTCGGCGCCGACTATGCGCTGCTGCGTTTGCGCGCCTTCAAGCTAACCAATGcgcttttcaaaaataaaaacaacaagttgCATATCAACACCTCACACGTGTTTCGCATAGCCAGCGCCTTGAATGCGCCCTCGGAGACGATGCGCCTGCAAGCGCTCGAAACGCTACAAGTGCTGAAGGCGTGCACGCAACTAAGCGCGCCGCTTCAACACTTTGTCGACAGCATACTGGCGCGCAGCTACGAGTTTAGCATGGATCATGAGCAATTTCCACTCATACTCTACACCATACTGAAGCCGACGCATAAGAAGCAACAGCCGCAAAGCTTGAAAGTATTGCGCGAAATTGTGCAGCTGGTCACCGCCGAGGATGCGCTCCAACATGCCGCATTCACCGCGCAGATACTGAAGACGCTCAAGCATATAGACGATGCCAGTTTGCTGGCCGACTTGATACCGCTGGGCGCGCGCACGCTCACGCAGACGCACGTCGAggacgctttgttgttgttgccgcaacCCTACAGCACCATATTGCAATTGATATGCGATCGCTTTGAGCATCAAACTATCGGAACGGTGCTGTTGGATCAAACGGCCGCTTGGCAATTCATCGTGCAGCTATTCGGCGCGCACAATGTGTACATACAACATGGCGGCAAATTGCGCGCGGTGCCGTGTGTGCTGCTCGAGGCGCTCGACGAGTACTGCTACGAGCAGATACCGCAAAATTACAAAACCGACTTGATCAAATTGATTGTGCAAACGATGGCCGCCACCGACACCGATGCCGTCTTCTTAAGCGCCAATAAATTGTTGAAGCGTTGCAGCATCAACTGCGCACCATTGGTGGAATTGTTGGCGCAAATGTCGCGCATTGTCGAAAACAACGAGGCGAGTGCTGGCGCGGCGGCTAAGCGTAAGTCAACGCCCACATCGGCAACCAAGCGCGACGCGCAAGCGCAAAACCAACTCACAACGCAAGTCACCACCAAGGCGTGGAAGCAGGGCGTCGCCTTGTTGGAACTGCTCGAGCACAAGAAGAAGCTCGAGGAATCCGAGCAGCTGTTGCCCGCGCTCTTCGATTTGCTGCGCTTCTGTTTGGAATTGGAGGAGCAAGCTGTGGTGGAGTACACCAAACAACTGACGCTCTCCACGCTGCTGCATTGCTGTCAGCTGGCGCAAGCGTCCGGCGTACAATTGGCGGAAGTGTTGCCCAAGTCCACGTTCcgcattgatttgattgtgCAGTGTGTGCGCGGCGCGCAAAATCCACAAACACAAAATAatgctttgctgttgttgtcacaTTGCGCGGCGCTCTTTCCGCACCAGGTGCTGCATAGCGTGGTGGATGTCTTCACATTTATGGGCTCGTCGGTGGTGCGTCACGACGACGCCTTCAGTTTTCACATAATCAACAATGTGATCGAATCGATCGTGCCGATCTTGGTGCGTTCAGGGCATGCCGACGGTGCGGTGGATAACACGAGCACCGTGGAGCTGGTCATACCGGTGCTGAAGGTGTTCTCCGACATACTCTTGGACGTGCCGGAGCACCGCCGTTTGCCGCTCTACAGCAAGCTGTTGCTGACGCTCGGCGCCGAGCAGTTTTTATGGATTTTCTTATGCATCGTCTTCGAAGCGCATGTGCTGGAGGATGAGAAGCAGCGTCTTTTGCAGCGCAAGCACAAGAATGATAAGCCCAGCGGCCCAGCAGCGGCGGCTGCCGAGAAGTATTCCAAACGTGTGGAAGTCTGTCTGGAGCTGACCAACCAATTTGCGCCCGAAATTACGCTCGACACTTGCATTGAGCTGCTCGGTTATATCAAATCATTGCCCATGGATAAAGCGGATACCGAAGGCGCTAAAGGCAAAGCAAAGAAAGCTATCGACACCACCGAGCAGTGTCTGTTCGATGTGAAATGTCGCACCGCCAAACAATTGCGTCACTACAAATACGTAATTATGCAATACCTTTCGGGTATTTCGAGTTCACCGCAATTTTTGCGTAAGATCGCCATGCTCAGCGATGCCGAACAGTTGGCCATAAAGCCATATTATCAAAATTTCATCATAAAAACACTCACGTACATACCGTTAGTGAATACAGCCATCGAAACTGTTGAGGAAACATCACAATTGAAATTCTGGAAAGTCATACTCCATCATCTGCACGATGTGTTGGACAATGCCATCTCATTGCTGTCCCCCGACATGTTCCTCGTGGTCGTATATGGTCTCATGCGTCATCAATTGGTCTCCATACGCAAGAAAGTCATCGAGTTGCTTATTAATAAACTACAACAACGTGATGGCTACTTCGATCGTAGTGATCCGCAAAATTTCTATAATCTGCTGGAGCCGCTTAGCGATATCACCATGGGCATACTGACCCAACACGAGTCGTCGTCCGCCACACCGGGCACAGCTTCACCTTCCACGCCCACCAATGAGTTGGTTTTCCTCCAGCAGACCGCGCTCATTGCCATCAAGCTCTTAtcgaaaatgtttgctttgCAACATATTAAAGAGTTCAAGGAAATACTCGCTCATCTTATCAAGGTGCTGAAGCAACGTTCAAAGATTTCGAAAATTGTCTTGGCTACAGTGGTGCTCACCATTATAGAGATCTCTTCGAATTTGAAGGCTCACTCGTTGGCTTTGCTGCCGAAATATATGCCTCAAATGATAGAGATTCTACAGGATCAAGCGAAACTGGTGCAGTCTCAGCTGCCGGATAATGTCTGCATTGCTATTATAACGGGTAAGTGACTACAACATgaaaaataaacttcaaaagTGCGAAAATCTTAACCTCAACTtgctcaaaaacttcaaaagttCTACAGTgccttgaaaaaatataaaaattaatcttcTCGGACTGTAAAGATTTAGGTTAGGatgaaacaaagtcaaattAGTTTGGgtaaaagagagagaaaatatTTCTGAGCTCCGTAAAAAAGTATTTCGGAAGAGAATACCTAACCTCAAACAGGTGGAAACGTTCAGAAGCTTTGCAGTACCTAgaaataagttttattatttctgtttttatcTCCTTAGCGTTCTTCATGTACTCTTGAGTATGAAGATTTAAGTTAGGATGAACCAAATTCAAATTAGTTTGGATAAAAGCTAGAAAATATTCCTGAATACTAATAAAAGTTTTCAGGAACTAAATTCCTAACCTCAAACttgagggcacaatagaccaaagttCGGAGTGCAAGGCCTTGATTTTTCTATCTATCTAACCTCAAATGTGTGGAAAACTTCCGAAGCTATACAACGCCTGGAAATAAGCTTCAATAATAATCTCCTTAGACTACTACAAGTTTTCATGACAGTGCAAATCTAGGTTAAGGTGAATCAAATCAGTTTGAATAAATCAGAAGAAGAAACGGAACTACAGAAACTTCGAAAACAGACACTTTAAAAcgcttcaaaaatcaaaaacctCTTGCAGACTCCACTTAACCCAAAAAAGAGATTGGGCTCTCCGAGCTGGAAGTTAGCTATAGAATTTCTTTTCATATTAAACACATCGGGAGGCTTGGCAGTATGGAAACAGAGCAAAATGAGTACTGATAACATAGTGTTGGCTTCGACCGTTCCCACTAGAGTCGGTTCTACAAAATCGGAACGAACCgaacggatttttatccggcccaAGACTGTCAACTTGGCAACATTCCTTCAAATTACTTCCGGAATGCTTTTTTGGTCgctatgaaaacaaaaaagttgggGACTTCAGTTTAGGTGCCTTGTAGAAGTCAAGAAAACAGAGTGAGATGAAAACGAAGAAACTGTGTTCGTTTCTAAACTAAATTCCAGGTCGATATTTCAATAACTGAGGACCTAGTTCGTGTATATTCAAATAGACGgttggacagacagacggacatagctaaattaACTGAGCTTGTCACGCTGCTCATTTATATAGGGTCACGGCTTCTTTCAAGATGTGAcccaaacttaatatactctgttcagggtataaaaaaacttgtctttcattaaaacttaaaattaacatTTCTCGGAACTCTTTCCAGGCACGCAAAAACTCTTCGAATCGCTACCACTCTTCCTGGGACCgtatgtcgtcgacgtcataACAGCACTGAGTACAATTTCCGCCAACATCAGCGCACAACAATCCGAACGCGATCAGCGCGCCGCCACCGCCCTACACCGCATCAGCACAATTTGGTCGAAGATCGCCAGCGATGTGCCGGTGCGCATACTGGTGCCGAGCTGTGAAAAGGCCTATCGCAAGTTAATGGCTGCACACAATTACGCCGATATCGCTGTGCTCATGCAACTACTGCCCGAATGCATAAATAAGACACCAAGCGCCGAACTGACAGCCGTACAAAGCGAATTGGGTGCATTCTTCTTGCACACCCTGGAATTCCGCCTGCAGGTGCGCAACAATTGTGAGCGTGAACGTGTCGCCAGCACTGAGACGGTCATCATTGACGCATTCGTCACATGGGTGCTGAAACTATCCGAAAGCAGTTTCCGTCCATACTACCAGAAAGTCTACGAATGGGCTATCAAACAGCGCGCAGAACGTGAAACCATACTCACCTTCTTCTTGCtgacaaacaaaattgccgaaGCGCTCAAGACGCTCTTCGCGCTCTTTGCACGTGACGGCATCATCGATGATGCGGCGAATTTGCTCAATGAATATAATGCGGCAAAGCAAAATATCGAAGCCGATCAAGAGGCACTCACTAGCGATATTGTCAAATCCATTTTGAGCACGCTCTACACGCTCTTCCTGCACGACAGCAAGGGTTTCGTTAACAATCGACGCTTTGAGGTGCTTATGCAGCCGCTGGTCGATCAGTTGGAGAATCGTTTGGTGTTGGAGAGCGAAGAATTGCAACAGGTTTTGCAGATGTGTGTCGCCCAACTGGCTGCGGCCGTCTCCAATGACATAATGTGGAAGCAACTGAACTATCAGGTGTTGATGAAGACGCGCACCAATGTGCCGGAGGTGCGCATATTGTCCTTCAATTGTTGCCTAGAGATTGCGCGTAAATTGGGTGAAGACTTTACGCCGCTACTGCCGGAAACGGTGCCTTTCGTGGCGGAGCTGTTGGAGGATGAGAATCAACGTGTCGAGAAGAACACACGCAAGGCCGTGCAAGAGTTGGAGAACATACTTGGTGAATCGCTGCAGAGTTACTTATAAGTTTGCTGATAGAAGATTTGAAAAATGTCtcagaatttttaataaatatttgacgAAGATCTGCATGAATTAATGCATCCATGCTGATTttaaaatgtaacaaaaatcTACTGTccaaaaatgttattataaaaGTTGGGATTCGGAAGCGTCGTGCATCAATCAAATGCTTGAAAACTAACTATCATcaatcaaatttgaaatttcaagcaCGCATCAATCAAATTAGATATTTCAAGCACGTATCAATCAAGAAAAAAGCTCGAGCACTTGTCAATCAAATTAAATAAgctataatttagttttaaagcAACATTTCTCAGCATCAAGCAAAGTAATTTAAGCGCACTATcttcaatcaaaaatttattttttttaatttcaagcaCCCTTCCAACAATTTCGCAAGTTATTTAGATGAAATAAGTTTtcgttttgttgaaaataatttattaaacatcAAACAAGGTAATGCAGGCGAACAATCttcaatcaaatatttttaacttcaagCACTCATCAATCAATTTGGAAAATTCTTTAAATGCAATATGATGTTttgtttcaaaacattttttcaacatcAAGCAAAGAAATTCGTGCGTACTGTCatcaatcaaatattttaaatttcattttgcatCAATCAGACATTCATATGAagctcaaaatcaaaatttggcCATAAAATCTCAATCAAAACAGCAGAACAATCTTCATGCGAATCATCAAtcaatcaattattttaaatttcattttacattaATCAGACATTGAAATGCACATCAAGCACAAAAGAATAATTTTAACTAAACATCTTCAAACAAAACTGCAGAACAATCTTAATTCGAACCACCAAAATCAAATCTCATTTTGCATCAATCAGACATTGACATTCATAACAagctcaaaatttaattttacatcaATCAGATATTGAAATCCACATCAAGCACAAAAGAAcaagtttgattaaaaaacttcaaacaaaACTGCAGATCAACCTTCATGCAAACCATTATCAatcaattgttttaaatttaattttacatcaATCACACATTGAGATTTGTTCAAGCTCAAAAGAATAGTTTTACCATAAAATCTCAATCAAAACTGCATATCAACCATCATCAatcaaatgttttaaatttaatttacatcaATCAGACATTGAGATTCACATCAAGCTTAAAAGCAAAGTTTTACCATCAATCATCAATCAATCAAAtgttttacaattaattttacattaatcAGACACTGAAAATGCCATCAAGCAAAGTAGAACAATTTTGACTTAAAATCTTCAATCAAGACTGTAAATCAATCTGCACGCGAACTatcattaatcaaatattttaaatttaaatttaaatcactCAGACATCGAAATGCACATCAAGCATAGCAGAACAATTTTGACTTAAAACTTTCAATCAAAACTGCAGATCAATCTTCAACCAAACCATCATTAATCACATAGTTTGAATTTCATTTTACCATACAACAATCAGACACTGAAATTGCCATCAAGCATAGTGGAGTAATTGTATCTTAAAATCTTCAATCAAAACTATATTTCAATCATTGAATCGAATAAGCAAGATTACATCAATCAAATATTGAGATCTACAAAAAAATGATAAAGGAAAAGCGTATATCAAAATTGAATTCTTGTTATAAGCTATCAATCaaaataattcataataaaTCAATCAAACTAAGCTATAATCAATCAATCAAACTAAACTATAATCAATCAAGTTCAAAATCCCATTGATCAGGTATTGCACTGTTAAAATGCATCAATCAAACATATTAAAGTCGCCACATgccacatttttgaaataatcatATCCATCAATCaaactttttaaatcattattatcaTCAAGCAAATTGCAGCAGGTAAGTTTTGAAGaactataataaattatttaagagTATAGTGATATATAGGCCAGAGTACTCAATTCTCTTTACTCTCTTTGACCTGCCAAATCGAATCGATCGACCGCTTACCACCGAGGATCTAAACCTAGGTTGAATCTTCATCAAAGTCCGGATGCTTGATAAGTATATCACACAACCCTCTATTATTTGCGAGttgaaattcgaaattttgaaatttctcggGTCGGTTTTCTTAAGCTTCTATTAGGGCGAATTTTCATCAGCAAAATAATTCATCATAGACAGCACCAGGTAGTAAACACTCTTGACTTTAAGGTGGGTGCATAAGAACTCCCAACCAAATTCCAGAAGTTCCTGTCGAGTCACTAACAATGtgtgtgtggcctggcgttgtcGTGATGGAAACAAATTTCTCAAAACTATTCTGGGCACTAGCTTCCATCAGACGGTCAAATGCTGGGTTCGAGGTACTGTAAAGGTGCGAGTTAAGGATTTGGCTGAAGGGAACATCTCATAGTAGATAACTCCCTACCAATCCaaccaaaaacaaagcaaaacttTCTTTACCGTCAATTCTGGCTGGACCACCGTTAGCGGCGATTCGTTCAAGATCATTTTCGCTCCACTTTTCATCAATACCAACGATGCACttcgaaatttatttgatttttttttataacatatcagtttccaattttattaaaatgtatgtaattaagAGATTTCTACTTCTACTTTTTCTATACTTTATATCGAGAGAAGTTACAGATTTTagaaattatgttttcttatgaTTACGAAAAACAAATTTAGTCGAGTTTCAAACCAAAGGCAAACAGCGACTTAGTAGAGACACATACCAATTCACTAAAAAATTCAGATTTGgcaatttatgatatttttatactgAAAAGGCAATATCAAGTTTACCTAGAAGTTTGTAATACtggaagaaaacgtcggagaccttataaagtatacatttacatatcaTATTGATGTGACGGGCTGAGTCCATTTAGCGATGTCCGTCTATCAGTTTGTTTATATATCAATCTCAAATTATGCACACGTGCTTTTCTCCACAAGAAGAAGCTTATttatcggaactgccgatatcggaccactataaaatatagctgtcatacaatctgACCCATTcaagtcattttcttgtataaaaaacttttttttgacaaaatatataacCTCTCAGTTATAATACGGCGTGACAGATTATTGTTGCCAGTGCCGTTCTTTCCCCACGCTGTCCTCCATGTAGAGCAACTCTTTTATGATGTGGGGCCCCACCGCAATGTATGGGTTCGGCCCTATCATCCTGGAAGCCGCGGCAGAGCGGGCTAGTTCGTCGGCCAGCTCATTTCCGGCTACCCCTTAATGTTCCGACACCCAGACCAGGTGTACACCGTTGCAAACTGATAGGCGGTT
Coding sequences within it:
- the LOC126753972 gene encoding LOW QUALITY PROTEIN: HEAT repeat-containing protein 1 homolog (The sequence of the model RefSeq protein was modified relative to this genomic sequence to represent the inferred CDS: deleted 2 bases in 1 codon), whose protein sequence is MSTSLQEQLQRLAVPQTMTLADSRSKASVLFDRKEAGTKTRRIIYEIGLAGLQELTALNPIFQTFENTLFNESTIELERSVEHTDVNKLIDRNINKFLQHLSPYFLLRPTLMCLEWLIRRFHIQEYNRNELLALALPYHETNTFILILQVIRIKQADQEWNWLHPLQKPGVPVPKTVLINRAASDVAFLKFVCQATLDAVKELGTRANSLQTQLNFYASVVVGALEHAAAVEEWHIITILPSLLKGLQSEVLDFAAASYIVATQLVARTQVTPKLCNALLERAASVSLERLRQTAVLFLVFLFDKQHRAKPHFSDNTLLHLATQKWFIANLAALAKGNVYLHALYVALLQQALSAIQAEHKDSEALKSFLERLLNEVALNDDSAQEIINAFLNAYEEQPLSPQKALQDGEMIELSSDDDEEMVDNNSNFQAWYSEYLRKLERKYPVAFDHTIKEGLTSNSQEFANKRSVLKMALGFRLKTFDPSATDIYEQLYHHTAKIRAFAVQTLLVNLRDYSARPQNMHLLRECLADRIADDSELVVTEILKLPTAEFVQVLGADNVAEALIAILNKVQQDAEHWAPLTAVTVQHLTSREIVETYDTNIILLALMPLLFPDSSSSNTFRAITSILKSPLSAKIGFLQELKLVRDSESFNAVEFKKQFLDVISKSTATPTGLSLFRSAETHGERIFKNALHFSHFLLLATACLKTDLTGTEAGYIFTQIRTTYRRFRVRQLESKQWDMVKEKCIPLQLFSDFIVSLAQHTHFEHLFEWEQIHDDLRTFFDIFNLLAEEGFQQSKAAAQQTEWLRTLKEVFDHIFDNAQQKLEFLSNFYVYESNAALGADYALLRLRAFKLTNALFKNKNNKLHINTSHVFRIASALNAPSETMRLQALETLQVLKACTQLSAPLQHFVDSILARSYEFSMDHEQFPLILYTILKPTHKKQQPQSLKVLREIVQLVTAEDALQHAAFTAQILKTLKHIDDASLLADLIPLGARTLTQTHVEDALLLLPQPYSTILQLICDRFEHQTIGTVLLDQTAAWQFIVQLFGAHNVYIQHGGKLRAVPCVLLEALDEYCYEQIPQNYKTDLIKLIVQTMAATDTDAVFLSANKLLKRCSINCAPLVELLAQMSRIVENNEASAGAAAKRKSTPTSATKRDAQAQNQLTTQVTTKAWKQGVALLELLEHKKKLEESEQLLPALFDLLRFCLELEEQAVVEYTKQLTLSTLLHCCQLAQASGVQLAEVLPKSTFRIDLIVQCVRGAQNPQTQNNALLLLSHCAALFPHQVLHSVVDVFTFMGSSVVRHDDAFSFHIINNVIESIVPILVRSGHADGAVDNTSTVELVIPVLKVFSDILLDVPEHRRLPLYSKLLLTLGAEQFLWIFLCIVFEAHVLEDEKQRLLQRKHKNDKPSGPAAAAAEKYSKRVEVCLELTNQFAPEITLDTCIELLGYIKSLPMDKADTEGAKGKAKKAIDTTEQCLFDVKCRTAKQLRHYKYVIMQYLSGISSSPQFLRKIAMLSDAEQLAIKPYYQNFIIKTLTYIPLVNTAIETVEETSQLKFWKVILHHLHDVLDNAISLLSPDMFLVVVYGLMRHQLVSIRKKVIELLINKLQQRDGYFDRSDPQNFYNLLEPLSDITMGILTQHESSSATPGTASPSTPTNELVFLQQTALIAIKLLSKMFALQHIKEFKEILAHLIKVLKQRSKISKIVLATVVLTIIEISSNLKAHSLALLPKYMPQMIEILQDQAKLVQSQLPDNVCIAIITGTQKLFESLPLFLGPYVVDVITALSTISANISAQQSERDQRAATALHRISTIWSKIASDVPVRILVPSCEKAYRKLMAAHNYADIAVLMQLLPECINKTPSAELTAVQSELGAFFLHTLEFRLQVRNNCERERVASTETVIIDAFVTWVLKLSESSFRPYYQKVYEWAIKQRAERETILTFFLLTNKIAEALKTLFALFARDGIIDDAANLLNEYNAAKQNIEADQEALTSDIVKSILSTLYTLFLHDSKGFVNNRRFEVLMQPLVDQLENRLVLESEELQQVLQMCVAQLAAAVSNDIMWKQLNYQVLMKTRTNVPEVRILSFNCCLEIARKLGEDFTPLLPETVPFVAELLEDENQRVEKNTRKAVQELENILGESLQSYL